From Cygnus atratus isolate AKBS03 ecotype Queensland, Australia chromosome 1, CAtr_DNAZoo_HiC_assembly, whole genome shotgun sequence, the proteins below share one genomic window:
- the LOC118250075 gene encoding zinc finger protein 501-like, with protein MGDTQKGQLHQGGPARAELHPFPSRRLTGDTLQDAGERQGCKQELETENKMEPSFGKRQGTVTPCVMAVWECEDGGGTPISKVILAGDKPDPAVCGNIWIQQVGEKTYECPECGKSFSRSSYLSQHQRIHLTEKPFSCSECGKSFTRNSDLIKHQRIHTGEKPYQCNECEKTFSQRSNVIRHQRTHTGERHYQCNECGKSFSQNSHLIVHQRSHKGEKPFNCPRCEKSFSDRSSLIIHRRVHTGEKPHKCQECGKRFRDSSAIIRHQRIHTGEKPYECTECGKTFRQSSSLVTHMRTHTGEKPYKCPVCGKSFSQSSALTTHRRIHGGKALPMYHGSLLPSPYQCAECGRRCSDHPTLVKHQTTHAEERPYICVECGDSFRRSSALNVHLRIHRGERPYKCEECGKTFRHSSALGAHLRIHAGAKPYECGECGKSFRKSSTLKVHLKIHVAKKPYKCTLGRRTLSSRSLLP; from the coding sequence ATGGGCGACACTCAGAAGGGCCAGCTTCATCAGGGAGGTCCTGCGAGAGCTGAACTGCACCCGTTCCCCTCCAGAAGGCTCACAGGAGATACCCTCCAGGATGCTGGTGAAAGACAAGGCTgcaagcaggagctggagacagaaaacaagatgGAGCCATCTTTTGGAAAGAGACAGGGAACAGTAACTCCCTGTGTGATGGCAGTGTGGGAGTGCGAGGATGGTGGCGGCACCCCCATCAGCAAGGTTATTCTTGCTGGGGACAAGCCAGACCCTGCCGTGTGTGGGAACATTTGGATTCAGCAGGTGGGGGAGAAAACCTACGAGTGTCCCGAGTGTGGGAAGAGCTTCAGCCGGAGCTCATACCTGAGCCAGCACCAGAGGATCCACCTGACAGAGAAACCCTTCAGCTGCTCTGAATGTGGGAAGAGTTTCACCCGCAACTCTGACCTGATCAAACACCAGCGGATCCACACCGGCGAGAAGCCCTACCAGTGCAACGAGTGTGAGAAGACCTTCAGCCAGAGGTCCAATGTTATCAGGCACCAGCGCACCCACACGGGAGAGAGACACTACCAGTGCAACGAATGTGGGAAGAGCTTCAGCCAGAACTCCCATCTCATCGTCCACCAGAGAAGCCACAAGGGTGAGAAACCATTTAATTGCCCCCGGTGTGAGAAAAGCTTCAGTGACCGCTCCTCCCTGATCATACACCGGAGGGTCCACACCGGAGAGAAGCCCCACAAGTGCCAGGAGTGCGGGAAGCGTTTTCGAGACAGCTCGGCCATCATTCGGCATCAGAGGATCCATACTGGCGAGAAACCCTACGAGTGCACCGAGTGCGGGAAAACCTTCCGCCAGAGCTCCTCACTGGTGACCCACATGCGAACGCACACAGGCGAGAAACCCTACAAATGCCCCGTGTGCGGGAAGAGCTTCAGCCAGAGCTCAGCACTCACCACACATCGCCGCATCCACGGGGGAAAGGCCTTGCCCATGTACCACGGCAGCCTCTTGCCCAGCCCCTACCAGTGCGCCGAGTGCGGCAGGAGGTGCAGCGACCACCCCACTCTCGTCAAGCACCAGACCACGCACGCAGAGGAGCGGCCCTACATCTGTGTGGAGTGCGGGGACAGCTTCCGACGCAGCTCGGCGCTCAACGTCCACCTGAGGATCCACCGCGGGGAGAGACCCTACAAATGTGAGGAATGCGGGAAAACCTTCCGGCATAGCTCAGCCCTCGGTGCGCACCTGAGGATCCACGCAGGAGCCAAGCCCTACGAGTGTGGTGAGTGTGGGAAAAGCTTCCGGAAAAGCTCGACGCTTAAAGTGCATTTGAAAATCCATGTGGCCAAGAAGCCTTATAAATGTACGCTGGGTAGGAGAACTCTCTCTTCCCGCTCTCTTCTCCCGTAG